From the Priestia koreensis genome, one window contains:
- a CDS encoding sigma-70 family RNA polymerase sigma factor produces MKNKDLQAILVTCITEYKEDFYRLAYSYVKNQEDALDIIQESIQKALVSLDRIQDPESIKSWMYKIIVRTSIDFLRKHKRVSVTDDATLEFLSTGQEDTYTDMDLHEALDELPLTYRTIIVLRYFEDLKLEEIAEIMDEHLSTVKTRLYRGLKLLRINMTEEEQ; encoded by the coding sequence ATGAAAAACAAAGATTTACAGGCCATATTAGTCACGTGCATAACTGAATATAAAGAAGATTTTTATCGACTGGCGTATAGCTACGTCAAAAATCAAGAGGACGCGCTGGATATTATTCAAGAATCCATTCAAAAAGCGCTTGTATCACTCGATCGGATTCAAGATCCTGAGTCGATTAAAAGCTGGATGTATAAAATTATTGTCCGCACCTCCATCGATTTTCTACGAAAGCATAAGCGAGTGAGCGTAACGGATGATGCAACGCTTGAATTTTTATCAACGGGACAAGAAGACACGTACACCGATATGGATCTTCATGAGGCGCTTGATGAGTTGCCGCTTACGTATAGAACCATTATCGTGCTGCGTTACTTTGAGGATTTAAAGCTAGAAGAAATTGCGGAGATTATGGATGAACATTTAAGTACGGTCAAAACAAGATTATATCGTGGATTAAAGTTATTACGCATTAACATGACCGAGGAGGAACAATGA
- a CDS encoding DUF3231 family protein, which translates to MTEQEHNIPLTSPEIAALWTSYLQHSATTCFYKHFLQHLKDQEIKPIVEEMLALEMSYLQKIEQIFVTESFPIPKAFTDKDVDLTAPALFTDLFALSFVYRVGQMTVPYYATVLTKVARKDVVAYYDEGLMSSKALYKKSLELMLSKGIYDRPPKMMYPKEVEYMEKQQTLFGAFFGEKRPLNSMELSEIFSTIERNYIGLLLMMGLIQVTKDQEIKAYLLKGKKLSEKQIDTFNKILRKEEQLGNIPVSMEVTSSTTSPFSDRLIMFLISATTTTGIYMLSYALSTSLRKDLAVHYSILLTEIMSYGGEGLEIIIKRGWMEQPPQTVNRQDLYKS; encoded by the coding sequence ATGACAGAACAAGAACATAACATACCACTTACAAGCCCAGAAATTGCTGCGTTATGGACGAGTTATTTGCAGCACAGCGCAACCACTTGCTTTTATAAGCATTTTTTACAGCACCTAAAAGATCAGGAGATTAAGCCAATTGTTGAGGAAATGCTTGCACTCGAGATGTCCTATTTGCAAAAAATAGAACAAATCTTTGTAACAGAATCATTTCCTATTCCGAAGGCGTTCACAGATAAAGATGTGGATTTAACCGCGCCCGCACTGTTCACCGATTTATTTGCGCTGAGCTTTGTGTACCGTGTCGGACAGATGACCGTCCCGTACTATGCCACGGTGCTTACGAAGGTAGCGAGGAAAGATGTTGTGGCGTACTATGACGAGGGATTAATGTCTAGTAAAGCGTTGTATAAAAAATCGTTGGAACTTATGCTGTCAAAAGGAATTTATGATCGTCCACCAAAAATGATGTATCCAAAAGAAGTAGAATACATGGAAAAGCAGCAAACGCTGTTCGGCGCGTTTTTTGGGGAGAAAAGACCGCTCAATTCAATGGAGCTGAGTGAAATCTTTTCCACTATCGAGCGAAATTACATAGGGCTTTTGTTAATGATGGGGCTCATCCAAGTAACGAAAGACCAAGAAATTAAAGCGTATCTATTAAAAGGAAAGAAACTGTCTGAGAAGCAGATTGATACGTTTAATAAAATTTTACGAAAAGAAGAGCAGCTAGGGAATATTCCAGTGAGTATGGAAGTAACTTCTTCGACTACGTCACCGTTTTCGGACCGGCTCATTATGTTTTTGATTTCTGCTACTACGACAACGGGAATCTATATGCTGTCCTACGCTCTTTCTACATCGCTTCGCAAAGATTTAGCGGTACACTACTCCATTTTGCTGACTGAGATTATGAGTTATGGTGGGGAAGGGCTTGAAATTATCATCAAGCGTGGCTGGATGGAGCAACCCCCACAAACGGTAAATCGTCAAGATTTGTATAAGTCATAG
- a CDS encoding nucleoside 2-deoxyribosyltransferase produces the protein MDAAAVGVIRVFIASPFFDEEQLDRVKRLENALSQNPYVADIFSARLHQHKELPFASEQWRKVVFNNDLRFLRRADVVVVIHDYEGMSVDSGTAFEVGYAYAFQKPIILVKEKESVPNLMLVESAYAYFTRVEELATYNFMKMPRIPYQGDLI, from the coding sequence ATGGATGCAGCAGCAGTAGGAGTTATCCGTGTGTTTATTGCGAGTCCTTTTTTTGATGAGGAGCAGCTGGATCGGGTGAAACGACTAGAGAATGCACTAAGTCAGAACCCGTATGTTGCTGATATTTTCTCGGCGCGTCTTCATCAGCACAAAGAGCTTCCGTTTGCCTCCGAGCAGTGGCGAAAAGTCGTTTTTAATAATGATCTTCGCTTTTTACGCAGAGCGGATGTTGTGGTTGTGATTCATGACTATGAAGGAATGTCCGTTGATAGTGGAACGGCCTTTGAAGTGGGATATGCGTATGCGTTTCAAAAGCCAATCATTTTGGTGAAAGAGAAAGAAAGCGTTCCGAACTTAATGCTTGTCGAGAGCGCTTACGCCTATTTTACTCGCGTTGAAGAGCTTGCGACTTATAATTTTATGAAAATGCCCCGCATCCCTTATCAAGGGGATTTAATTTAG
- the modA gene encoding molybdate ABC transporter substrate-binding protein, protein MKQLTAIITSLACVLLIMTGCSSSSEKGNETKNVDLTISAAASLQDALQEIKKEYEKEHKHVTLNYNFGASGALQQQISQGAPADLFFSAAEDKYETLVKQNKIDKKEGTNLLGNDIVLVEPQQAKGDIQTFEDLPKAKKLSIGTPESVPAGQYAKDTLTALKLWGNVQSNVVYAKDVRQVLTYVETGNVDAGIVYKTDALTSKKVRISATAADDTHDPIVYPVGVIKDSKHKKEAKAFYRYLQTDQAMKIFEKYGFKNLQ, encoded by the coding sequence ATGAAACAACTTACAGCTATTATCACCTCTCTAGCATGCGTCCTTCTCATTATGACAGGGTGTTCATCAAGCAGCGAGAAGGGGAACGAAACGAAAAACGTTGATTTAACTATCTCCGCAGCAGCTAGTCTTCAGGATGCGCTACAGGAGATCAAAAAAGAGTATGAAAAAGAACATAAGCATGTCACGCTGAACTACAATTTTGGCGCTTCAGGCGCTCTTCAGCAACAAATTTCTCAAGGTGCACCGGCCGATCTTTTCTTCTCGGCAGCAGAGGATAAGTATGAAACCTTAGTGAAACAAAACAAGATTGACAAAAAGGAAGGAACAAACCTTCTCGGAAACGACATCGTACTCGTGGAGCCGCAGCAAGCAAAAGGTGATATTCAGACGTTTGAGGACTTACCAAAAGCGAAGAAGCTATCTATTGGAACACCCGAATCGGTTCCTGCAGGGCAATACGCAAAAGACACGCTAACCGCTCTAAAGCTGTGGGGTAACGTTCAGTCAAACGTTGTGTATGCCAAAGATGTGCGTCAAGTGCTTACATATGTTGAAACAGGAAATGTAGACGCGGGAATCGTATATAAAACGGATGCGTTAACATCGAAAAAGGTACGAATTTCGGCAACAGCAGCAGATGATACGCATGATCCGATCGTGTATCCCGTCGGAGTGATTAAAGATAGTAAACACAAAAAAGAAGCGAAAGCATTCTATCGCTACCTACAAACAGATCAAGCGATGAAGATTTTCGAAAAATACGGATTTAAAAATCTACAATAA
- a CDS encoding helix-turn-helix transcriptional regulator gives MSNELSYTIEEVAKLLKVSKLTVYDLVKKGDLPVFRVGRQMRMTASDLNDYIQSQTARPTPPISAAEPTAKPIVISGQDMVLDILSNHIEEHLQQKTLRSYSGSLNSLIAMYNGECDVVSLHMFDGDTGEYNLPFTKKILVGHPHIVIRLLSRRAGFYVQKGNPQKLSSWEDLANGELRLVNREKGSGARILLDEQLRLHHIPPHTIYGYDHEESSHLSVASAVASNSADVGIGIEKAATMVGIDFIPLINECYDLVILKNAQNRALIEYVTKLLCSSSFQAKIEALGNYDISEMGHIVYESH, from the coding sequence ATGTCTAACGAACTATCTTATACAATTGAAGAAGTCGCAAAGCTTCTTAAAGTCTCAAAACTGACGGTTTATGACCTCGTAAAAAAAGGCGACCTACCTGTTTTTCGTGTAGGACGTCAAATGCGAATGACCGCTTCAGATTTAAATGACTATATTCAATCTCAAACTGCACGTCCTACACCTCCTATCTCAGCGGCTGAGCCAACCGCAAAGCCTATTGTTATTAGCGGCCAAGACATGGTGTTGGATATTTTGAGCAATCATATTGAGGAGCACCTGCAGCAGAAAACGCTTCGCTCCTACTCTGGAAGCTTGAATAGCTTGATTGCGATGTACAACGGTGAGTGTGATGTGGTTAGTTTACATATGTTTGATGGTGATACAGGAGAATACAATCTGCCGTTTACGAAAAAAATTCTCGTTGGTCATCCTCATATCGTCATTCGCCTTTTATCTCGAAGAGCAGGATTTTATGTTCAAAAAGGAAATCCACAAAAGCTTTCGTCTTGGGAAGATTTAGCGAATGGTGAGCTCAGACTTGTAAATCGTGAAAAAGGTTCTGGTGCCCGGATCTTACTTGATGAACAGCTCCGTCTTCATCATATTCCTCCACATACTATATACGGGTATGACCACGAGGAATCTAGTCATTTAAGCGTCGCATCAGCAGTGGCCTCTAACTCCGCTGATGTGGGAATTGGAATCGAAAAAGCCGCAACGATGGTCGGCATTGATTTTATCCCTCTGATTAACGAATGCTATGACTTGGTTATCTTAAAAAACGCGCAAAATCGCGCACTCATTGAGTACGTAACAAAGCTCTTATGCAGTTCTTCTTTTCAAGCTAAAATTGAAGCACTTGGAAATTATGATATTTCTGAAATGGGCCATATTGTATATGAATCACACTAA